A stretch of Gadus chalcogrammus isolate NIFS_2021 unplaced genomic scaffold, NIFS_Gcha_1.0 GACHA129, whole genome shotgun sequence DNA encodes these proteins:
- the LOC130378974 gene encoding uncharacterized protein LOC130378974, producing MSKAGRNDMLTLMAMRWNEQKMKNLATYLSRRYLKTTKALDMKTMEVESMKAELAATDGQFEDWVRDVKDWAETTTSSTTDAAASLARKIETLVVSVKRRSQRLYKEQDSNKGRARTRRKIREEKGILTAAVQQYNGMVPSTETLCFETILSEETAWPWQLPGNDSVDLRTKRRVFDGVMAERRLREEKKILLLEMNRHWRSLTLRGDSLKELICSTTMPDAQWALTVEGMKGLQSIAKQKLHRVREMMALARQCYLKVLTGAENVLPIFSDVYSDSDSGSDLEDLE from the exons ATGTCAAAAGCAG GACGTAACGACATGTTGACACTCATGGCCATGCGGTGGAATGAGCAGAAGATGAAGAATTTGGCCACCTACCTGTCCCGCAGATATTTAaaa ACCACAAAAGCTCTCGACATGAAGACAATGGAAGTGGAGTCGATGAAGGCCGAGTTGGCAGCGACCGATGGGCAATTCGAGGACTGGGTCAGGGATGTGAAGGATTGGGCAGAAA CAACAACCAGCAGCACAACAGACGCTGCTGCTTCCTTGGCCAGGAAGATAGAGACGCTGGTTGTGAGTGTAAAAAGACGCTCCCAGCGACTTTACAAAGAACAGGACTCAAACAAAGGTCGCGCAAGGACACGCCGGAAGAtcagggaggagaaagggatcttgaCTGCTGCTGTTCAGCAGTACAACGGAATGGTTCCGAGCACAGAAACTCTGTGCTTTGAAACCATTCTGTCTGAAGAGACAGCTTGGCCATGGCAGCTACCTGGCAATG ACTCTGTCGACCTCAGGACGAAGAGGAGAGTTTTTGACGGTGTCATGGCGGAACGGAGACtaagggaagaaaaaaagatcCTTTTGTTAGAGATGAACCGCCACTGGAGGTCCTTAACACTTCGTGGGGATTCCTTAAAAGAGCTGATTTGTAGCACAACAATGCCAg ATGCACAGTGGGCTTTGACTGTGGAAGGAATGAAAGGTCTGCAGAGCATCGCCAAACAGAAGCTGCATCGTGTCCGGGAAATGATGGCTTTGGCGAGACAATGCTACCTCAAAGTTTTGACTGGAGCGGAGAACGTCCTTCCAATCTTTTCAGATGTGTATTCCGACAGTGACTCTGGCTCTGACCTTGAGGATCTGGAGTGA